DNA from Coriobacteriaceae bacterium:
GGGCACCGAGGACCGTGTGGTGGCCTTTGCCTCGACGTCCAAGATCACCTTCCCGGGCGCCGGCATCGGCTTTATCGGTGCGAGCCCCGCGGTTATCGCCGAGTTCTCCAAGCGCCTGAAGGCCGGCCTCATCAGCGCCGACAAGCTCAACCAGCTGCGTCACGTGCGCTTCCTTCCCACCATCGAGGCGGTTAAGGAGCACATGAAAAAGCATGCCGAGTTCCTGCGTCCGCGCTTTGAGGCCGTCGAGCGCAAGCTCACCGAGGGCTTGGGCGACACGGGCTGCGCCACCTGGACGCACCCCCGCGGCGGCTACTTTGTAAGCTTCGATGGTCCCGAGGGCTCGGCCCAAAAGGTCGCCGCGCTTTGCGCCGACCTGGGCGTCAAGCTCACGCCGGCCGGTGCCACCTGGCCCTATGGCAAGGACCCGCGCGACACCAACATCCGCATCGCGCCGAGCTATCCCACGGTCGAGGACCTGGAGGCCGCGCTCGATGTGCTGGTGCTGGCCGTCAAGCTCGTCGCTGCCGAGCTTGCGCGTTCCGAGCGCGCCTAACGCCCGGCTTCCCGTACTATCCGCACTTTCGATACGTAAAGGAGCGTATACATGGATTTGGGTATTTCCACCAACCCCACGCCAGAGCTCTACACCATTAAGGTAACCGGCGAGATCGATATCTCTAACGCCGATAGCCTGCGCAATGCCATCGACCTGGCGCTCGAGCAGCCCACCGAGGCCGTTGAGCTCGATTTTGCCCAGGTGAGCTACATCGATTCGACGGGCATTGGCGTGCTCGTGGGCGCCGCGCACCACGCGGTTGACCACGGCAAGCGCTTTAGCTGCACGAATGTGCAGCCCCCGGTGATGCGCGTGGTTCAGCTGTTGGGTGTCGACCAGGAGATTTCGATCACCGCTGCATAATCTTTGCCCCCAAAAGGGCGTGCCGTTTGGCATATGTTTGTGATGCGCTCGGACGTTTTGGCGTCCGGGCGCTATACTTGATCGAATGAATAGACGAGTTCCGGCCGAATGGCGCGGTGCGGGCTCGACTCACATCGAGCCTTGGAGGTATGTGTGTTTGGTATTGGAGAGGGTGAGCTCGCGATCATCGTGGTCTTCGGCTTTTTGCTGTTTGGCCCGGATAAGCTCCCGCAGATGGGCCGCACGATCGGCCGTGCCATCCGTCAGTTCCGCGAGACGCAGGAAAAGATGACGGCCGTTGTTCAGTCCGAGATTATCGATCCGGTGAGCGAGGCCGCGTCGGCCCCGGTCAAGCCCAAGAAGACTGCTGCGACCGACGACGATTCCGATGCGGACGAGGATGCCGCCGAGACGGCAGCGCCCGCCAAGAAGGAGACCTTTGCCGAGCGTCGCGCCCGTCTTGCTGCCGAGAAGGCCGCAAGCGAGGGTGCTGCTGAGGGCGAAAGCGCTGTTGAGGAGCCTGCGACCGAGGGCGCCGACGCCGGGTCCGCCGATGCCGCCGCCGAGTCCGCTTCCACTGCAGAGCCGGAGCCCGAGCCCGAGCCGGCAGAGCCCACGACGGCTGACCTCTACGCCCGTCGTCCCCGCAAGCGCAAGGCCGTCGTCGACCAGCTCGCTCGCGAGCTCGAGGCCGAGGACGACGCCGCTGCCGCCGATGCCCCGAAGGGAGGCGATGAGTAATGCCTATCGGACCTGCTCGTAT
Protein-coding regions in this window:
- a CDS encoding twin-arginine translocase TatA/TatE family subunit yields the protein MFGIGEGELAIIVVFGFLLFGPDKLPQMGRTIGRAIRQFRETQEKMTAVVQSEIIDPVSEAASAPVKPKKTAATDDDSDADEDAAETAAPAKKETFAERRARLAAEKAASEGAAEGESAVEEPATEGADAGSADAAAESASTAEPEPEPEPAEPTTADLYARRPRKRKAVVDQLARELEAEDDAAAADAPKGGDE
- a CDS encoding STAS domain-containing protein, producing the protein MDLGISTNPTPELYTIKVTGEIDISNADSLRNAIDLALEQPTEAVELDFAQVSYIDSTGIGVLVGAAHHAVDHGKRFSCTNVQPPVMRVVQLLGVDQEISITAA